From the Quercus lobata isolate SW786 chromosome 6, ValleyOak3.0 Primary Assembly, whole genome shotgun sequence genome, one window contains:
- the LOC115994977 gene encoding probable protein phosphatase 2C 40 — protein sequence MWGETMIKPEGELKVSFGYQCNGNRGSSFEVSNGYEILPEIRKNSSFSCLSGAALSANATLANTNICKGLIGAEILPSLDSPNSFRKVPSSPNLSRLDILSSSLQSSMSNLSCSPSPPSDNDSYLLKPMSAPSRSEGFLNAMEVQVAGGAAGEDRVQAVCSEENGWLFCAIYDGFNGRDAADFLAGTLYETIMLYFKLLGCESKQDFSRASDSLYLDRCCQYILDDSTIYEEKLTSRIHNNKDSCFDHINKNGSSAKEELSCDSIQHGVLDSFQRALSQAENDFLYMVEQEMEDRPDLVSVGSCVLVVLLHGNDLYTLNLGDSRAVLATYGKGDEMSGNERLKAIQLTDSHTVDNEVEKTQLLHDHPDDPMTIVAGKVKGKLKVTRAFGVGYLKKKKLNDALMGILRVRNLISPPYISTQPSLNVHRISKSDCFVIVGSDGLFDFFSNDEAVKLVHSYILSNPSGDPAKFLLEQLVERAADCAGFTLEELMNIPAGRRRKYHDDVTVIVIMLGTNQRTSKASTCM from the exons ATGTGGGGAGAAACTATGATTAAACCTGAAGGAGAACTAAAAGTCAGTTTTGGTTATCAATGCAATGGAAACAGAGGTAGCTCTTTTGAGGTTTCCAATGGATATGAAATCCTACCTGAAATCCGAAAGAACAGCAGCTTCTCCTGCTTGTCTGGTGCTGCCTTGAGTGCAAATGCTACACTGGCAAACACAAATATTTGCAAAGGTTTGATAGGAGCAGAAATACTTCCTAGTTTGGACTCCCCTAATTCATTTCGAAAGGTTCCCTCTTCACCAAACCTTTCTAGGTTAGATATATTATCGTCTTCTCTTCAGAGTAGCATGTCAAATTTAAGTTGCAGTCCTTCCCCTCCAAGTGATAATGATTCTTATCTGTTAAAACCTATGAGCGCTCCTTCAAGAAGTGAAGGTTTTCTTAATGCTATGGAAGTACAAGTGGCAGGTGGGGCTGCTGGTGAAGACAGGGTTCAAGCTGTTTGTTCTGAAGAAAATGGGTGGCTTTTTTGTGCAATCTATGATGGCTTTAATGGAAGAGATGCAGCTGATTTTCTGGCTGGGACATTGTATGAGACCATCATGTTATACTTTAAATTACTAGGTTGTGAATCAAAGCAGGATTTCTCAAGAGCCTCTGATAGTTTGTATTTGGATCGGTGTTGCCAATATATTCTAGACGATAGTACTATTTATGAAGAAAAGCTTACATCAAGAATTCATAATAACAAGGATTCATGTTTTGACCATATCAACAAGAATGGCTCATCTGCTAAAGAAGAATTGTCATGTGACTCAATTCAGCATGGAGTACTTGATAGCTTCCAACGTGCTCTTAGTCAGGCTGAGAATGATTTTTTATACATGGTCGAGCAAGAAATGGAGGACCGTCCTGATTTGGTTTCAGTAGGATCTTGTGTTTTAGTTGTGCTTCTTCATGGGAATGATTTGTATACGCTCAATTTAGGTGACAGCAGAGCTGTATTGGCAACATATGGTAAAGGTGATGAAATGAGTGGGAATGAGAGACTGAAAGCTATCCAGCTCACCGATAGTCACACTGTTGACAATGAGGTTGAAAAAACTCAACTTCTGCATGATCATCCTGATGACCCAATGACCATTGTAGCTGGAAAAGTGAAAGGAAAATTGAAGGTCACTCGTGCTTTTGGAGTTGGTTACTTAAAAAAG aaaaaattgaatgatgCACTGATGGGTATCCTTCGAGTTCGGAACCTTATTAGCCCTCCATATATATCTACTCAACCATCACTGAATGTACATAGAATTTCAAAATCTGATTGCTTTGTTATAGTTGGGAGTGATGGTTTGTTTGACTTCTTCAGCAATGATGAGGCAGTAAAGCTTGTCCATTCTTATATCTTGAGCAACCCTTCTGGTGATCCAGCGAAGTTCTTATTGGAGCAGCTTGTAGAGAGAGCAGCTGACTGTGCAG GTTTCACTTTGGAAGAATTAATGAATATTCCAGCTGGTAGGCGGAGGAAATATCACGATGATGTAACTGTGATTGTGATCATGCTTGGAACAAACCAGCGAACCTCAAAAGCATCAACTTGCATGTGA